The window TATGAACTGCATGTTAGGTGAACAACAATCCTGAAAATTTGTGGATATTGCAGTTGTGCTTGCTTATAAGTTTATCGTACAGATTGTGGCGATTGCGTATAAGCATGTCTTAAATAGAAGCTGGCAAAAATTCCAGAAGTTGCACATAAGCCGTGGCATATTAGAATAGATACAAGACTTTACGGTATGTCAACGGTAAATACAATAACGTATGCGCATGGACTCGTTCCGCTTTAGTATTAACGAGGCTGGTGGTGGTGACAACCATTCTTTGTCTCGTCTTGATGAGATCatcaaagagaaagagaaagaggaaGATTTGCAATGTGAAGACAAGGTCGAGGTTTGCAAGTCGATATTACGCCATGAGAATCGGGGAGCTACTCACTTCATCTCTTCCATTGACCTGGGAGCAAAGGTCTACCGCACTAAAAAGGTCGTCGTTTCTCAAACCGCATCCAAGTTGTCAGTGATCGCTGGGGCAGTGGCTCTTAGCACTGCCGGGGTAGGCGTTGAATTTAGCGAAGAAGACCTATCTCGTGCTTCTAAGTACGACAGTAACGTTTGTGCTACCATAGACCCCAGGGTCATAATGAAGGGAGCGAAGACGGTGGTACCAGCAGATTGTGAGCGAGTTATTGGGCATGATGTGAGTCCCGTGTGGGTACTCGTGAGTGATCCGGTATGGCGAGAGGCAATGAAGGATGCGTCTCTGTTGTACGTGAGAGAAGAGCTAGCTAAGTCACGACCAATTATTGCTGCGGGTAAGCTTGATTTTTGTGTGAaacgtttgtctgtttatctgttcgtctgtttatttatcagAGTTTGTGTGGGTGCACATGTGTGTCGATCGATATTCTGTCTTGTAGGCGGACCATTTTTGATCAAAGCTGGCAACTTCTGTCTGAGAGGTACCACAACATCTCAACGTCGAGCACGAAATAATGTGAGTGAAAGCCACCCTGACGCTATGAGACTGCAACTTGAGGACACCGTTGAAGACAGAGAGCAGTCCGACGGACAACAAAACGGGGAACCAACAGCTACCAGTATAAATCAATCGGGACGAGACGAAGAAACGGATTGCCGCAACATCGGAAACGTGAGACTAGAGGCAGCCAACGAATCCACAATTAAGACAGTTGAAAGGAGCGACGAATTTGAATTCTTTGTTGATGTTCCACGCTATCGGAGCAGCCGGGTATTTGACCTCGATCCTGACGAGGATGACGATCCTATGGAAGATCCGAAGTTTGGATTTTACATCTACTGCAAAGTAAACGACACCAAGCTATACTTGTGCGCAGACTCGGAAGACGAGAGCAAGGTTTGTCTCGTCACCAGCGTTCCGCATCCAAATGCTTACGCTCGATTTTACGTGGAGTTCTCTAGTACGCGCCGTCTGGCTCCCGTTTCTCGTTGGGCAAAGGATTCGTTGCACGTGTTGAGAAGGACCGCTTACTTGAAACGCCGTCAGTATCTTGTCATTGATGCACAGACTGGAGAGTTGTCGTTTACTTCTGGAGGGGACCTTCTTCGTAACCAGAGAGCAGTGTGTCAGTTTACAGTGGTTAACATGCCGATCAAAAAATAGTGACTGTGATAAGGACAATTGACACTTGACTTCGTTGTAAATGCAGCTAATTGATTGGACATTATAGTGCTGAATTTTGGTATCACCTGTAATCCATCTGTAGAAGCCCACGTCATGAAGTTGCTTTGTTTCAACTGAATTTACTATCTTTGTAGTTTTGACTCTTTCATtatttttttgtgtttttcgTAAAATAACAGGGTGGAGAAGAAGATAGAGTATGTAATAAAGACATGGTGTTTtgatcattttcttgtctgcaATCAGTACGGTCAAAGTCCCCATTAGAATATTGTAGTTTCAGTAAAATGAGATATCTTGAAGGACACTAGATGTGCTCCTTGTACACTAAGTCATATGATATATCTGTTCTTCAACTAGCATAGGTGAACtaaataaattttgatttcTATGGTTACACTTATATGATAAATATTTACTACTGCAGGGATAAATAGAAGTTAATAAAAACTGCGTTATATTTGCGCTTATACATAATAAAAGTAATTTTCGGTTTGATACCATTTAAGTATTAGTCTCATGTACACGTATGTTGGCGCCTTAATGGTCATTATTATCGGTTGTTCGATACCGATACCAGTGACTCTAGCCCATACCGGTACCGGTGTACCTGTAGTCCTCGCAGGTTTGGATGTCGAGGCTCTACAGAGCCGCATCTAGGGCTGTCTATAAATAAAAGTACATTGATCAATTATTATAATGGCGTCGCTTGGCTTCCCAAATTGGTTGTGTTACAGTAAAATGAATAGAGTAAACAGGGAGCTGTAGTACCAACCTCTAAATGCTATTTGGTCAATTGGCATTATCTGATTACACAAACTGTTAAGATCTTAAAGCCTCAAGCGGTCTACAAAAGATTACTGTTACAAATTGAGTCCAGAACAGCCACAGC of the Corticium candelabrum chromosome 7, ooCorCand1.1, whole genome shotgun sequence genome contains:
- the LOC134182136 gene encoding uncharacterized protein LOC134182136 isoform X2, coding for MSVPVTVGDQRRPMLTDYPLDEETCSKLVIMGLGMGVSCLEFSDHMLDQQINPVSSPLLQLTIGSGYNSFKTDVQDWYKLRREMHGSLKTPSASPVHIDVAINAERKKESRILQRYEGQKVHTRTIYFDIGRRSRATEAREAREAREARGAEDLEHSDQTSLPLSSINEAGGGDNHSLSRLDEIIKEKEKEEDLQCEDKVEVCKSILRHENRGATHFISSIDLGAKVYRTKKVVVSQTASKLSVIAGAVALSTAGVGVEFSEEDLSRASKYDSNVCATIDPRVIMKGAKTVVPADCERVIGHDVSPVWVLVSDPVWREAMKDASLLYVREELAKSRPIIAAGGPFLIKAGNFCLRGTTTSQRRARNNVSESHPDAMRLQLEDTVEDREQSDGQQNGEPTATSINQSGRDEETDCRNIGNVRLEAANESTIKTVERSDEFEFFVDVPRYRSSRVFDLDPDEDDDPMEDPKFGFYIYCKVNDTKLYLCADSEDESKVCLVTSVPHPNAYARFYVEFSSTRRLAPVSRWAKDSLHVLRRTAYLKRRQYLVIDAQTGELSFTSGGDLLRNQRAVCQFTVVNMPIKK
- the LOC134182136 gene encoding uncharacterized protein LOC134182136 isoform X1, translating into MSMSRSMSVPVTVGDQRRPMLTDYPLDEETCSKLVIMGLGMGVSCLEFSDHMLDQQINPVSSPLLQLTIGSGYNSFKTDVQDWYKLRREMHGSLKTPSASPVHIDVAINAERKKESRILQRYEGQKVHTRTIYFDIGRRSRATEAREAREAREARGAEDLEHSDQTSLPLSSINEAGGGDNHSLSRLDEIIKEKEKEEDLQCEDKVEVCKSILRHENRGATHFISSIDLGAKVYRTKKVVVSQTASKLSVIAGAVALSTAGVGVEFSEEDLSRASKYDSNVCATIDPRVIMKGAKTVVPADCERVIGHDVSPVWVLVSDPVWREAMKDASLLYVREELAKSRPIIAAGGPFLIKAGNFCLRGTTTSQRRARNNVSESHPDAMRLQLEDTVEDREQSDGQQNGEPTATSINQSGRDEETDCRNIGNVRLEAANESTIKTVERSDEFEFFVDVPRYRSSRVFDLDPDEDDDPMEDPKFGFYIYCKVNDTKLYLCADSEDESKVCLVTSVPHPNAYARFYVEFSSTRRLAPVSRWAKDSLHVLRRTAYLKRRQYLVIDAQTGELSFTSGGDLLRNQRAVCQFTVVNMPIKK